The proteins below are encoded in one region of Pochonia chlamydosporia 170 chromosome Unknown PCv3seq00030, whole genome shotgun sequence:
- a CDS encoding restless-like transposase (similar to Metarhizium robertsii ARSEF 23 XP_007826348.1), which yields MANHPGAIPFDSVLSVDNKPAVPFDWNPTPEEEARIFKRWQRFTIAERSKDTSSWVWEYGIEIQSQTTRRWICMPCIRQKSNSPQSYDSRGTQNAEHHLWKSHGHWDLSGKRPAPSLAKGGKRMFPSITDIFNLGRDDPKEQSLANNLIKRFDREHFQKLVINWIVDSQQSFQQAENPRLRHIFEYLNPAVRVTDAHISRHTVRRLAIQYFEKHQTRVKGILKEAPGQIHIAFDGARSRNRHTLYGITALFRNVKNEPQKIVLGLPELINRHTGANIAAEVLDVISSFSIEDKLGYFTLDNAGNNDTAMEIIGRNLGFDPIQRRIRCTGHILNLVVKALLFGKDVEAFEESLVKGELLARAAHDEWMKKGPVGKAHNFVVWLHRSDMLTQLLRQLQREYCAASKDPEMQSQSPLDVHLDNDTRWLSQYYMIRRLLKLQPFYDEFIIKAKRLFQEARKGERDAKLPPCLEKKSLLGDNDWAVLRAFENILHDFYVVVQVLQGDTQSRRRSTGVEETFGSMTDVLEAFEFLLGKLEEAKALIHQYPEPEQFGFNINLGWMKLDKYYHTLKDSPVYYAAAALHPAVRWTYFKDIWSQDHPDWIQEAKSLVQTLWDTECNLEVRTTPNEGPVVKKRKTKLSSFDKYREAHRGGQSPRPLSMISSVDEYSRWQSDVSIADGDVTNPVQYWISKQSEYPRLSRMALDVMTVPAMSAECERLFSSVGLMVKGFSGDAPDLVICRITSTLHTAF from the coding sequence ATGGCAAACCACCCAGGCGCAATCCCCTTTGACTCCGTCCTATCGGTCGACAATAAGCCTGCCGTACCATTTGACTGGAATCCAACTCCAGAGGAAGAAGCCCGCATCTTCAAACGATGGCAACGGTTCACAATAGCTGAACGATCAAAAGATACCTCGTCTTGGGTGTGGGAATACGGCATTGAGATCCAGTCTCAGACAACGAGACGATGGATTTGTATGCCGTGTATCCGTCAAAAAAGCAACAGCCCACAATCCTACGATTCTAGAGGCACACAAAATGCTGAACATCACTTATGGAAGTCCCACGGTCATTGGGATCTATCAGGAAAGCGCCCCGCACCCTCGTTGGCGAAGGGAGGGAAGAGGATGTTCCCTTCTATTACAGATATCTTCAATCTCGGCCGAGATGACCCAAAGGAACAGTCCTTAGCCAACAATCTAATTAAACGCTTTGATCGAGAGCACTTCCAAAAGCTTGTTATTAACTGGATTGTTGATAGTCAGCAGTCTTTCCAACAAGCCGAGAACCCTCGCCTCCGGCACATCTTCGAATATCTTAACCCTGCCGTTCGGGTCACGGACGCCCACATCTCGAGGCATACTGTTCGGCGGCTGGCAATTCAATACTTCgagaaacaccagaccagggtGAAGGGAATACTAAAGGAAGCTCCCGGGCAGATTCACATTGCCTTTGACGGCGCTAGGAGCAGGAACCGGCATACATTATATGGAATTACGGCATTGTTTAGAAACGTCAAGAATGAGCCGCAGAAAATCGTCCTCGGGCTTCCCGAACTAATCAACCGGCACACCGGAGCGAATATCGCGGCAGAGGTACTCGACGTTATTAGCTCCTTTAGCATAGAGGACAAGCTTGGCTATTTTACTCTTGACAACGCGGGCAACAACGATACGGCGATGGAGATTATCGGCAGAAATCTCGGCTTTGATCCTATCCAGCGCCGGATCCGTTGCACGGGACATATACTCAACCTCGTTGTCAAGGCTCTACTCTTTGGAAAAGATGTCGAAGCCTTTGAAGAATCCCTTGTTAAGGgagagcttcttgccagGGCAGCACACGATGagtggatgaagaaggggCCTGTCGGAAAAGCTCACAACTTTGTAGTTTGGCTTCATCGGTCGGATATGTTAACCCAGCTGCTCAGGCAGTTGCAACGGGAGTATTGCGCAGCGTCTAAAGACCCAGAAATGCAGAGCCAGAGTCCACTGGATGTCCATCTCGATAATGATACAAGGTGGTTGTCCCAATATTACATGATCCGGCGATTACTTAAGCTGCAGCCGTTCTACGATGAATTTATTATCAAGGCAAAGAGACTTTTCCAAGAAGCGAGGAAAGGAGAGAGAGATGCCAAGTTGCCACCCTGccttgagaagaagagccttcttggcgacaatgacTGGGCAGTCCTTAGAGCCTTTGAGAATATCCTGCACGACTTTTACGTTGTTGTCCAAGTCCTTCAGGGAGATACCCAGTCCCGTAGGCGATCGACCGGCGTCGAGGAGACCTTTGGGTCGATGACTGATGTTCTTGAAGCCTTTGAGTTTCTGCTCGGTAAACTTGAAGAAGCGAAGGCCCTTATTCATCAGTATCCTGAGCCAGAGCAGTTTGGCTTTAATATTAACTTAGGCTGGATGAAGCTCGACAAATATTACCATACTCTTAAGGATTCACCTGTCTATtacgctgctgctgccttaCACCCAGCTGTCCGTTGGACATACTTCAAGGATATCTGGAGCCAGGACCATCCGGATTGGATTCAAGAGGCAAAAAGTCTTGTCCAGACGCTTTGGGATACGGAATGTAATTTGGAAGTTAGGACTACGCCTAATGAAGGTCCTGTTGTTAAGAAGCGCAAGACGaagctctcttcttttgATAAGTATCGCGAGGCTCATCGGGGAGGCCAGTCACCTAGGCCTCTGTCAATGATTTCGTCGGTAGATGAATACAGCCGCTGGCAGTCAGACGTAAGCATAGCGGATGGGGATGTTACAAATCCGGTCCAATACTGGATCTCGAAGCAATCCGAGTATCCCCGGTTATCCCGCATGGCTTTAGACGTCATGACCGTGCCAGCAATGAGCGCCGAATGCGAGAGGCTTTTTTCGTCAGTTGGCTTAATGGTTAAGGGATTTTcgggtgatgcgccggatctggtgatCTGCCGGATTACCTCCACTCTGCACACCGCTTTTTAA